Proteins encoded by one window of Homoserinimonas aerilata:
- a CDS encoding MGMT family protein, translating to MAATPPSTPPSEDFVSRVLDVVASIPPGQVMSYGDVAAALGSRAARAVGQVMAWYGSDVPWWRVIRASGHPAVDHSARALEHYRAEGTPLLWSRSGTFRVDLARARHSGE from the coding sequence ATGGCGGCGACTCCGCCATCGACTCCCCCATCGGAGGACTTCGTGTCGCGGGTGCTCGACGTCGTCGCCTCGATCCCTCCCGGCCAGGTCATGAGCTACGGCGACGTCGCCGCCGCCCTCGGCTCACGCGCGGCCCGCGCCGTCGGGCAGGTGATGGCCTGGTACGGGTCTGATGTGCCGTGGTGGCGGGTGATCCGGGCCAGCGGGCATCCGGCCGTCGACCATTCGGCACGCGCCCTCGAGCACTACCGGGCAGAGGGCACCCCGCTGCTCTGGTCTCGCTCGGGAACGTTTCGCGTGGATCTCGCCCGGGCTCGCCACTCCGGGGAGTGA
- a CDS encoding GNAT family N-acetyltransferase, producing MAELTLHELSAKNIEAANTLTLKPGQEQFIAPVSYAIAGPLLDPSTYWQRVVVDADGTVLAFLMANFDADAHEEQFRSCIWRMNVAAEAQGRGVGKFAVQAAVDEARRRGFERLTVIWEPGEDGPEEFFLRVGFVVVEETQYGEKVGSIQL from the coding sequence ATGGCCGAACTGACACTCCACGAGCTCTCCGCGAAGAACATCGAGGCAGCGAACACGCTCACCCTCAAGCCGGGGCAGGAACAGTTCATCGCGCCCGTCTCTTACGCGATCGCCGGCCCGCTGCTCGACCCGAGCACCTACTGGCAGCGCGTCGTCGTCGACGCCGACGGCACCGTGCTCGCATTCCTGATGGCCAACTTCGATGCGGATGCCCATGAAGAGCAGTTCCGCAGCTGCATCTGGCGCATGAATGTCGCCGCAGAGGCGCAGGGTCGCGGCGTCGGCAAGTTCGCCGTGCAGGCCGCCGTCGACGAGGCACGCAGACGCGGCTTCGAACGACTCACCGTCATCTGGGAACCCGGCGAGGACGGACCGGAGGAGTTCTTCCTCCGCGTCGGCTTCGTCGTCGTCGAGGAGACCCAGTACGGCGAGAAGGTCGGATCGATCCAGCTCTGA
- a CDS encoding ABC transporter substrate-binding protein produces the protein MKKQMLAGIVAASLFAVALTGCSDEGANAGSGPNDVTIGVIPGADLAPLYLGLDQGFFAEEGITLRINSLASKTSGIITAVAEGNYDFGYSDALSLLTALEAKQPVSVIGGAASTSGDTSFDYAAIIVGKDSPITNLADLTSHSVGIDSLRTTNDLLVRNAIDAAGGSSASIELKEVAFIDAVQAISEGTVDAALVVEPFATEARMSGMRVLSYPYAEFDPALTVSAYFTSSAIAKDDPELVERFTAALTKSIDYAEASDYDVRDNINTYIGAGADVRSRLALPVFSQTIDRGAADKLVAAATKYGMLREQPDLDSILP, from the coding sequence ATGAAGAAGCAGATGCTTGCCGGCATCGTCGCAGCCTCCCTGTTCGCCGTCGCGCTGACCGGATGCTCAGACGAGGGCGCGAACGCAGGCTCCGGACCGAACGACGTCACCATCGGGGTCATCCCCGGCGCCGACCTCGCCCCCCTCTACCTGGGCCTCGATCAGGGATTCTTCGCGGAAGAGGGCATCACCCTCCGCATCAACTCGCTCGCCTCGAAGACCAGCGGGATCATCACCGCCGTCGCGGAGGGCAACTACGACTTCGGCTACAGCGACGCACTCTCGCTGCTCACCGCCCTCGAGGCGAAGCAGCCGGTGTCCGTCATCGGTGGCGCAGCATCCACCTCCGGCGACACCTCCTTCGACTACGCCGCGATCATCGTGGGCAAGGACTCACCGATCACGAACCTCGCCGACCTCACCAGCCACTCGGTCGGCATCGACTCGCTGCGCACCACCAACGACCTGCTCGTCCGCAACGCGATCGACGCGGCCGGTGGCAGCTCGGCGAGCATCGAACTGAAGGAGGTCGCCTTCATCGACGCGGTCCAGGCCATCTCGGAGGGCACCGTCGACGCGGCGCTCGTCGTGGAGCCCTTCGCCACGGAGGCCCGGATGAGCGGCATGCGCGTGCTCTCCTACCCCTACGCCGAATTCGACCCGGCCCTCACCGTCTCGGCCTACTTCACCTCCTCCGCCATCGCGAAGGACGACCCCGAACTGGTCGAGCGCTTCACCGCGGCCCTCACCAAGTCGATCGACTACGCCGAGGCATCCGACTACGACGTACGCGACAACATCAACACCTACATCGGTGCCGGTGCCGATGTGCGCAGCAGGCTCGCCCTGCCCGTGTTCAGCCAGACGATCGATCGCGGTGCGGCCGACAAGCTCGTCGCCGCAGCCACGAAGTACGGGATGCTCCGCGAGCAGCCCGACCTCGACAGCATCCTTCCGTAG
- a CDS encoding ABC transporter substrate-binding protein has translation MNKKLLACIAMASAAGMLLAGCAEADAGAKTGLTEVTIGVVPGADLAPLFLAQQEGLFAEHGITLTINSLASTTAGIVTAVDAEKFDFGYSDAITLLKAREDGTKLHLVGAAAATSGDTALDYAALVVNADSPVTSLAQLHGATVAVDAIGTTNQAVVQMVIDETEADGDTVTWRAIPFIDGAQAVADGSVDAALLVEPFVTEARLNGMRVLAYPYAEFSPDLTVSAYFTSEDTAKSHPELVERFTAAIEDSLEYATSEPDKVRNNITTYIASGADVRSRLALPRFSNEIDRAALNKLINAGLRFHFLSSKPQIDDLLP, from the coding sequence GTGAACAAGAAACTGCTTGCCTGCATCGCCATGGCATCCGCCGCGGGCATGCTGCTGGCCGGATGCGCAGAAGCAGACGCCGGGGCGAAGACCGGGCTCACCGAGGTCACCATCGGCGTCGTGCCGGGCGCCGACCTCGCCCCGCTCTTCCTCGCCCAGCAGGAGGGCCTCTTCGCCGAGCACGGCATCACCCTCACCATCAACTCGCTCGCGTCGACCACGGCCGGCATCGTCACCGCCGTCGACGCCGAGAAGTTCGACTTCGGCTACAGCGACGCAATCACCCTGCTCAAGGCTCGCGAGGATGGCACGAAGCTGCACCTCGTCGGTGCCGCCGCGGCCACATCCGGCGACACCGCCCTCGACTACGCAGCCCTCGTCGTGAACGCCGACTCCCCCGTGACGTCGCTCGCGCAGCTGCACGGCGCCACGGTCGCGGTCGACGCGATCGGCACCACCAACCAGGCGGTCGTGCAGATGGTCATCGACGAGACAGAGGCCGACGGCGACACCGTCACCTGGCGCGCCATCCCCTTCATCGACGGTGCGCAGGCGGTCGCCGACGGCTCCGTCGACGCTGCGCTCCTCGTGGAGCCCTTCGTCACGGAGGCGCGCCTCAACGGGATGCGCGTGCTCGCCTACCCCTACGCCGAGTTCAGCCCGGACCTCACCGTCTCTGCCTACTTCACCTCGGAGGACACGGCGAAGAGCCACCCCGAGCTGGTCGAGCGCTTCACCGCCGCGATCGAGGATTCGCTCGAATACGCGACCAGCGAGCCCGACAAGGTGCGCAACAACATCACGACCTACATCGCATCCGGGGCGGATGTGCGCAGCCGGCTCGCTCTGCCCCGCTTCAGCAACGAGATCGATCGGGCGGCCCTGAACAAGCTCATCAACGCGGGCCTGCGCTTCCACTTCCTGTCGTCGAAACCGCAGATCGACGACCTGCTGCCGTAG
- a CDS encoding NADP-dependent isocitrate dehydrogenase, producing MAKIKVEGTVVELDGDEMTRIIWQKIKDTLIHPYLDVNLEYYDLGIEKRDETDDQITIDAAHAIQKHGVGVKCATITPDEARVEEFGLKKMWRSPNGTIRNILGGVIFREPIIISNIPRLVPGWNKPIIIGRHAFGDQYRATDFLFKGKGKLTVEFTPEDGSEPMKFEVYDAPGDGIAQVQYNLDDSIVDFARASLNYGLSRNYPVYLSTKNTILKAYDGRFKDIFEEIYETEFKAQFEAAGLTYEHRLIDDMVASAMKWEGGYVWACKNYDGDVQSDTVAQGFGSLGLMTSVLSTPDGRVVEAEAAHGTVTRHYRQHQQGKPTSTNPIASIYAWTRGLAHRGKLDGNQELIDFSLTLEDVVIKSVEAGHMTKDLALLVGPEQKWETTEEFLATLDENLKARMAA from the coding sequence TTGGCAAAGATCAAGGTTGAAGGCACGGTCGTCGAACTCGACGGCGACGAGATGACACGCATCATCTGGCAGAAGATCAAGGACACCCTGATCCACCCCTATCTCGACGTGAACCTCGAGTACTACGACCTCGGCATCGAGAAGCGTGACGAGACGGATGACCAGATCACCATCGACGCGGCCCACGCCATCCAGAAGCACGGCGTCGGCGTCAAGTGCGCCACCATCACCCCCGACGAGGCCCGCGTCGAGGAGTTCGGCCTCAAGAAGATGTGGCGGTCGCCGAACGGCACCATCCGCAACATCCTCGGCGGCGTCATCTTCCGTGAGCCCATCATCATCTCCAACATCCCGCGCCTCGTGCCCGGCTGGAACAAGCCGATCATCATCGGTCGCCACGCCTTCGGCGACCAGTACCGCGCCACCGACTTCCTGTTCAAGGGCAAGGGCAAGCTCACGGTGGAGTTCACGCCGGAGGATGGCTCAGAGCCGATGAAGTTCGAGGTCTACGACGCTCCCGGCGACGGCATCGCGCAGGTCCAGTACAACCTCGACGACTCGATCGTCGACTTCGCTCGCGCCTCGCTCAACTACGGCCTCAGCCGCAACTACCCCGTGTACCTCTCCACCAAGAACACCATCCTGAAGGCCTACGACGGCCGCTTCAAGGACATCTTCGAGGAGATCTACGAGACCGAGTTCAAGGCGCAGTTCGAGGCTGCGGGCCTCACCTACGAGCACCGCCTCATCGACGACATGGTGGCATCCGCCATGAAGTGGGAGGGCGGCTACGTCTGGGCCTGCAAGAACTACGACGGCGACGTGCAGTCCGACACGGTCGCGCAGGGCTTCGGCTCGCTCGGCCTCATGACGTCGGTTCTGTCGACGCCAGACGGCAGGGTCGTCGAGGCGGAGGCCGCGCACGGCACCGTCACGCGTCACTACCGCCAGCACCAGCAGGGCAAGCCCACCTCGACGAACCCGATCGCCTCGATCTACGCCTGGACGCGCGGCCTCGCGCACCGCGGCAAGCTCGACGGCAACCAGGAGCTCATCGACTTCAGCCTCACCCTCGAGGATGTCGTCATCAAGTCGGTTGAGGCCGGTCACATGACCAAGGACCTCGCGCTTCTGGTCGGCCCTGAGCAGAAGTGGGAGACGACCGAGGAGTTCCTCGCGACGCTCGACGAGAACCTCAAGGCGCGCATGGCGGCGTAA
- the lhgO gene encoding L-2-hydroxyglutarate oxidase: MAVKTGIIGGGIVGIALARELTRLGDEVVVFEKESGLARHQTGHNSGVVHAGLYYAPGSLKATLCAAGRVSMREFCQEKGLPYREVGKLVVAVDESELPALAEIERRSIENRVPDLARVEGVERLREIEPHVAGIAAVHSPHTAIVDYAAVTEAMGQDALASGGSILLGQEVTGMRLENGRVRVVTSQSEQLFDRVIVCAGLQSDAVARFVGADPSPKILPFRGEYWELTPDRTDLVNGMIYPVPDPRFPFLGVHFTRGVYDTVHMGPNAVPALAREGYDWLTISVKDTWESLMWPGAWPLAKQHWRMGVDEISASLIKRRIYTKARRFIPELRMRDLSHKGAAGVRAQAWGRGGELVDDFAVDQVGPVTLLRNAPSPAATSSIAIAQYVLEHFLGTPAPPR; this comes from the coding sequence ATGGCTGTGAAGACCGGGATCATCGGTGGCGGCATCGTCGGAATCGCGCTCGCCCGCGAGCTCACCCGGCTCGGCGACGAGGTCGTCGTCTTCGAGAAGGAATCGGGGCTGGCCCGGCACCAGACGGGCCACAACTCCGGCGTCGTGCACGCAGGCCTGTATTACGCGCCCGGATCGCTCAAGGCGACCCTGTGCGCGGCGGGCCGCGTCTCGATGCGCGAGTTCTGCCAGGAGAAGGGGCTGCCGTACCGCGAGGTCGGCAAGCTCGTCGTCGCGGTCGACGAGTCGGAGCTCCCCGCTCTCGCCGAGATCGAGCGGCGTTCCATCGAGAATCGCGTGCCCGACCTCGCCCGCGTCGAGGGCGTCGAGCGCCTGCGCGAGATCGAGCCGCACGTCGCCGGTATCGCGGCCGTGCATTCCCCGCACACCGCAATCGTCGACTATGCCGCCGTCACGGAGGCCATGGGGCAGGATGCCCTCGCATCCGGTGGCAGCATCCTGCTCGGTCAGGAGGTCACCGGGATGCGCCTCGAGAACGGCCGGGTGCGGGTCGTGACCTCGCAGTCGGAGCAGCTGTTCGACCGCGTCATCGTGTGCGCGGGCCTGCAGTCGGATGCCGTGGCTCGCTTCGTCGGAGCAGACCCGTCGCCCAAGATCCTTCCGTTCCGTGGCGAGTACTGGGAGCTGACTCCCGACCGCACCGATCTCGTCAACGGCATGATCTACCCGGTGCCCGACCCGCGCTTCCCCTTTCTCGGGGTGCACTTCACCCGCGGCGTCTACGACACCGTGCACATGGGCCCGAACGCTGTTCCTGCGCTCGCGCGCGAGGGCTACGACTGGCTCACGATCTCCGTCAAGGACACTTGGGAGTCGCTCATGTGGCCCGGTGCGTGGCCCCTCGCGAAGCAGCATTGGCGGATGGGCGTCGACGAGATCAGCGCGTCACTGATCAAGCGCCGCATCTACACCAAGGCCCGCCGGTTCATCCCCGAGCTGCGGATGCGCGACCTCAGCCACAAGGGAGCCGCCGGCGTGCGCGCCCAGGCGTGGGGGCGCGGCGGCGAGCTGGTCGACGACTTCGCCGTCGACCAGGTGGGGCCCGTCACGCTGCTGCGCAACGCGCCCTCGCCCGCGGCGACCTCGTCGATCGCGATCGCGCAGTACGTGCTCGAGCATTTTCTCGGTACGCCTGCCCCACCACGGTGA
- a CDS encoding S8 family peptidase, giving the protein MRLRRAASTTTASAVAAFALIATSLMGGGALAASAVPASIGSGGQTTFTPGRYIVSMVDQAVATYDGGVRGFDATTPPEGEQLNPRRQAVQSYSSYLEEQQATAAASVGADIEYSYTLASNGFSAVLTAEQAAELAANKNVASLVPDELKHVTATPQRSTEFLGLEGADGVWAATGGAENAGEGVVVGVLDTGIAPENPAFAGDALGTAPGAEPYRDGESIRFAKSDGGTFTGSCVVGEQFTADDCSTKIVSARYFVSGFGQGNLGDASLGEYVSPRDGDGHGSHTASTAAGNLDTPATIDIPSGPADFGTFSGVAPAAKVAAYKVCWTGQDPHDTADDGCATTDLLAAIDQAVADGVDVINYSIGGGAAQSTVSPTDQAFLGAAAAGVFVSASAGNSGPGASTLDNAAPWITTVAASTIPNYEATVDLGDGSAYPGASSTVDRAEGVEPVSGPLVLAAAVALPGVATPELCLADSLDPALAAGAIIVCDRGVSARVDKSAEVARVGGIGMVLINPAPSSTDLDTHSVPTVHLDAQFHAAVTAYAATAGATATLTPGNDTEYQSPTPQVAGFSSRGPVEADGSDILKPDIAAPGVGILAAGANAEGADPSYQFLSGTSMSAPHITGLAALYLGERPNATPAEVKSAMMTTAYDTVDGDGASVTDPFTQGAGEVDPTRFFEPGLLYLNDVPDWLSYIEGAGYDVLDPSVEAIDPSNLNLASIAIGSLTGTETVTRTVTATQAGTFTAEISVPGIDATVSPSTLTFGAAGESQSYEVTFTRTDAPLDQFTSGALNWTSGDTVVHSPVAIRPVTIVAPAGVDGTGTTGAVDVTVTPGGDGEIPLTTTGLTAGVLQADPTGTETEHSGSGTNGDEFQYSIVVPEGTAFARFDLDSIDDSADLDLIVYLLDASGTPVAGWQSATGSADERVDLAEPTPGDYLVIASIYSANPPTAFDLTTFAVAAAGEPLTLEPAVLAGVQGEPVTYRASWSGLAPFSSYLGLIAYGETGASTAISVTTLEGAEPGAPVNTVAPSVSGEPHVGSRLVADPGEWDVEGLAFAYQWQRDGVDIAGETGKRYRVTKADQGAAISVVVTASKEGLPSASAASESVVIVVDSKTSLKLSTPIAFSFQKVTATVKVTTDVGAPQAGTVIVTVDGRKVAEVALDASDNGTVKTTLKKISRGFHYVQAEFVPADSSVAPSKSTKQLLWIVL; this is encoded by the coding sequence GTGAGACTTCGCCGGGCAGCATCCACCACAACAGCGTCCGCGGTCGCGGCGTTCGCGCTCATCGCAACCTCGCTCATGGGAGGTGGGGCGCTCGCAGCATCAGCGGTGCCCGCATCCATAGGCTCCGGAGGGCAGACCACCTTCACGCCCGGCCGCTACATCGTGAGCATGGTCGACCAGGCCGTCGCCACCTACGACGGCGGCGTGCGCGGCTTCGACGCCACGACGCCCCCGGAGGGCGAGCAGCTCAACCCGCGACGCCAGGCCGTGCAGAGCTACAGCAGCTACCTCGAAGAGCAGCAGGCCACCGCCGCCGCATCGGTCGGCGCCGACATCGAGTACTCGTACACGCTCGCCAGCAACGGCTTCTCGGCGGTGCTCACCGCGGAGCAGGCCGCCGAACTCGCGGCGAACAAGAACGTCGCCTCGCTCGTGCCCGACGAGCTCAAGCATGTGACGGCCACCCCGCAGCGCTCCACCGAGTTCCTCGGCCTCGAAGGCGCCGACGGAGTCTGGGCGGCCACCGGCGGAGCCGAGAACGCGGGCGAAGGCGTCGTCGTCGGAGTGCTCGACACCGGCATCGCCCCCGAGAACCCCGCCTTCGCCGGGGACGCACTCGGCACCGCGCCGGGGGCCGAACCGTATCGCGACGGTGAGAGCATCCGCTTCGCCAAGTCCGACGGCGGAACCTTCACGGGCAGCTGCGTCGTGGGCGAGCAGTTCACGGCCGACGACTGCAGCACCAAGATCGTGTCGGCACGCTACTTCGTCTCAGGCTTCGGCCAGGGCAACCTCGGTGACGCGTCCCTCGGCGAGTACGTGTCGCCGCGCGACGGCGACGGCCACGGCTCGCACACGGCGAGCACCGCCGCCGGAAACCTCGACACCCCCGCGACCATCGACATCCCCTCCGGCCCGGCCGACTTCGGCACCTTCTCTGGCGTCGCACCCGCAGCCAAGGTCGCCGCCTACAAGGTGTGCTGGACCGGGCAGGACCCCCACGACACCGCAGACGACGGATGCGCGACAACAGACCTGCTCGCGGCAATCGACCAGGCGGTGGCCGACGGCGTCGACGTCATCAACTACTCCATCGGCGGCGGCGCGGCGCAGAGCACCGTCTCTCCGACCGATCAGGCATTCCTCGGCGCGGCCGCGGCTGGCGTCTTCGTCTCGGCGTCAGCGGGCAACTCCGGCCCCGGAGCCTCGACCCTCGACAACGCGGCCCCGTGGATCACCACCGTCGCGGCATCCACCATCCCCAACTACGAGGCGACAGTCGACCTGGGTGACGGGAGTGCCTACCCGGGCGCCTCCTCGACCGTCGACCGCGCCGAGGGCGTCGAGCCCGTGAGTGGGCCGCTCGTGCTCGCCGCAGCCGTCGCCCTGCCCGGTGTGGCCACCCCCGAGCTGTGCCTCGCCGACTCGCTCGACCCGGCGCTCGCCGCCGGCGCGATCATCGTGTGTGACCGCGGCGTCAGCGCCAGGGTCGACAAGTCTGCTGAGGTCGCCAGGGTCGGCGGCATCGGCATGGTGCTCATCAACCCGGCGCCGAGCTCCACCGACCTCGACACCCACTCGGTGCCCACCGTGCATCTCGACGCGCAGTTCCACGCGGCGGTCACCGCGTACGCCGCGACCGCCGGCGCGACGGCAACACTCACCCCCGGAAACGACACCGAGTACCAGTCGCCCACCCCGCAGGTCGCCGGCTTCTCGTCGCGCGGACCCGTCGAGGCTGACGGCAGCGACATCCTGAAGCCCGACATCGCGGCACCCGGCGTCGGAATCCTCGCGGCAGGAGCCAACGCCGAAGGCGCAGACCCCAGCTACCAGTTCCTCTCCGGAACCTCCATGTCGGCCCCGCACATCACCGGGCTCGCGGCGCTGTACCTGGGCGAGCGGCCCAACGCGACACCCGCAGAAGTGAAATCGGCCATGATGACCACCGCATACGACACGGTGGACGGCGACGGAGCATCCGTCACCGACCCCTTCACACAGGGGGCCGGCGAGGTCGACCCGACCCGCTTCTTCGAGCCAGGCCTGCTCTACCTGAACGACGTGCCCGACTGGCTGTCGTACATCGAGGGCGCAGGCTACGACGTGCTCGACCCGTCTGTTGAGGCGATCGACCCCAGCAACCTGAACCTCGCATCCATCGCCATCGGCTCGCTCACGGGCACCGAGACGGTCACGCGCACCGTCACGGCCACGCAGGCCGGAACATTCACCGCCGAGATCAGCGTGCCCGGTATCGACGCGACAGTGTCGCCGTCGACGCTCACGTTCGGCGCGGCCGGCGAAAGCCAGAGCTACGAGGTCACATTCACCAGAACGGATGCCCCGCTCGACCAGTTCACGAGCGGTGCGCTCAACTGGACCAGCGGTGACACCGTGGTGCACAGCCCCGTCGCCATCCGGCCCGTCACGATCGTGGCACCCGCCGGCGTCGACGGCACCGGCACCACCGGCGCGGTCGACGTGACGGTCACCCCCGGCGGCGACGGCGAGATCCCGCTGACGACGACCGGCCTCACCGCAGGCGTACTGCAGGCCGACCCCACCGGCACGGAGACGGAACACTCCGGCTCCGGCACCAACGGCGACGAGTTCCAGTACTCGATCGTCGTGCCGGAGGGCACCGCGTTCGCCCGCTTCGACCTCGACTCGATCGACGACAGCGCCGACCTCGACCTGATCGTCTACCTGCTGGATGCCTCGGGCACGCCCGTCGCCGGCTGGCAGTCAGCGACAGGCTCGGCAGACGAGCGCGTCGACCTCGCCGAGCCGACGCCCGGCGACTACCTCGTCATCGCATCCATCTACTCGGCCAACCCGCCGACCGCGTTCGACCTCACCACCTTCGCGGTGGCTGCGGCGGGCGAGCCGCTCACCCTCGAACCGGCCGTGCTCGCAGGCGTGCAGGGCGAGCCCGTCACCTACCGCGCATCGTGGTCGGGGCTGGCGCCGTTCTCCAGCTATCTGGGCCTCATCGCCTACGGCGAGACGGGCGCGAGCACCGCGATCAGCGTCACGACGCTCGAAGGCGCAGAGCCGGGAGCGCCCGTGAACACGGTGGCCCCGAGCGTGTCGGGTGAGCCTCACGTCGGTTCCCGACTCGTGGCCGACCCGGGTGAATGGGATGTCGAGGGCCTCGCGTTCGCCTACCAGTGGCAGCGTGACGGCGTCGACATCGCCGGCGAGACGGGCAAGCGCTACAGGGTGACCAAGGCCGACCAGGGCGCCGCCATCTCCGTCGTCGTGACCGCGTCGAAGGAGGGGCTGCCGAGCGCGAGTGCCGCATCCGAGTCCGTCGTCATCGTCGTCGACTCGAAGACGTCGCTCAAGCTGAGCACCCCCATCGCGTTCTCCTTCCAGAAGGTCACCGCGACCGTGAAGGTGACGACGGATGTCGGGGCGCCGCAGGCAGGCACCGTCATCGTCACGGTCGACGGCAGAAAGGTGGCCGAAGTGGCCCTTGATGCTTCGGACAATGGCACCGTCAAGACGACGCTGAAGAAGATCAGCCGTGGCTTCCACTACGTGC